A genome region from Colwellia sp. Arc7-D includes the following:
- a CDS encoding acetolactate synthase large subunit — translation MTEKNKVKASDLFVQALEAEGVDHIFAVPGEENLDMVESLRKSSIKLVLTRHEQGAGFMAATYGRLTGKAGVCMATLGPGATNLATPAAYAHLGGMPLIMITGQKPIKTSKQGQFQIIDVVGLFDPICKMSKQIVHGNTIPSLVREAFRLSEEERPGAVLLELPEDIAEEDCNADIIMPHKRHYASPNDVAIDEAVALIKTAKMPLILIGAGANRKNVRTALSDFIDATRIPFFVTQMGKGVVDERSSLFLGTAALSSGDYLHCAIERADVIINIGHDVIEKPPFFMESGGKKVIHVNYKSAQVDQVYFPQSEIVGDLVTSVNALKDKLAGEVKFDRSYFDKIKLAIDEHIEESADDARFPIIPQRFVADIRKVMGEKDIIALDNGMYKLWFARNYKAYQPNTVLLDNALATMGAGLPSAMMVAMLHPDRRVMAICGDGGFMMNSQEIETAIRLGLNLVITVLNDNSYGMIRWKQASVGFDDWGLEFNNPDFVKYAESYGATGHRVTSAEDIIATYEKAFSAGGVHLVELPVDYSENKKVLIDELAAKVCLI, via the coding sequence ATGACTGAGAAAAACAAGGTAAAAGCATCTGATTTATTTGTACAAGCATTAGAAGCGGAAGGTGTAGATCATATTTTTGCTGTACCAGGAGAAGAAAATCTGGATATGGTGGAGTCTTTACGTAAGTCATCAATTAAGCTCGTTTTAACTCGCCATGAGCAAGGTGCTGGGTTTATGGCTGCAACTTATGGGCGCCTTACCGGTAAAGCCGGTGTTTGTATGGCAACACTTGGGCCAGGAGCAACTAACTTAGCAACACCTGCAGCTTATGCTCATTTAGGTGGCATGCCCTTAATTATGATCACGGGCCAAAAACCAATTAAAACCTCGAAGCAAGGACAGTTTCAAATTATTGATGTGGTTGGCTTGTTTGATCCTATCTGCAAAATGTCTAAACAAATTGTTCACGGTAATACTATTCCTTCATTAGTGCGTGAAGCTTTTCGCCTTAGTGAAGAAGAACGTCCCGGCGCCGTGCTTTTAGAGCTACCTGAAGACATTGCAGAAGAAGACTGTAATGCAGACATCATAATGCCTCATAAGCGCCATTATGCTAGTCCTAACGATGTTGCTATTGACGAAGCGGTGGCACTGATAAAAACAGCTAAAATGCCGTTAATCTTGATTGGCGCTGGCGCAAACCGTAAAAACGTTCGAACGGCACTGTCTGATTTTATTGATGCTACCCGTATTCCGTTTTTTGTTACGCAAATGGGTAAAGGCGTTGTTGATGAGCGCTCAAGTCTATTTTTAGGTACTGCAGCTTTATCATCGGGTGACTACCTACATTGTGCTATTGAACGTGCCGATGTCATTATTAATATTGGTCATGATGTTATTGAAAAACCGCCTTTTTTTATGGAGTCAGGAGGTAAGAAAGTTATTCATGTCAATTATAAATCAGCGCAAGTTGACCAAGTTTATTTTCCACAATCAGAAATTGTTGGCGATTTAGTGACTTCAGTGAACGCATTAAAAGATAAATTAGCGGGAGAGGTTAAGTTCGATAGAAGCTACTTTGATAAAATAAAACTCGCGATTGATGAACATATTGAAGAAAGTGCTGATGACGCTCGCTTTCCTATTATTCCACAACGCTTCGTTGCAGATATTCGAAAGGTTATGGGCGAAAAAGACATTATAGCCCTTGATAACGGCATGTATAAACTTTGGTTTGCACGAAACTATAAAGCTTATCAACCCAATACAGTATTACTTGATAATGCGCTTGCTACCATGGGAGCAGGCCTGCCATCGGCTATGATGGTTGCGATGTTACATCCTGATCGACGCGTAATGGCAATATGTGGTGATGGCGGTTTTATGATGAACTCACAAGAGATAGAAACAGCAATTCGTTTAGGTTTGAACCTAGTGATAACGGTGTTAAACGACAACTCTTATGGGATGATCCGTTGGAAGCAAGCCAGTGTTGGTTTTGATGATTGGGGCTTAGAGTTTAACAATCCTGATTTTGTTAAATACGCAGAAAGTTATGGCGCGACAGGGCATAGAGTTACGTCTGCTGAAGATATTATTGCAACTTATGAAAAAGCATTTTCAGCGGGAGGGGTTCATCTTGTTGAATTGCCCGTTGATTATTCTGAAAATAAAAAAGTATTAATTGATGAGTTGGCAGCGAAAGTTTGTTTGATTTAA